One genomic window of Brachionichthys hirsutus isolate HB-005 chromosome 22, CSIRO-AGI_Bhir_v1, whole genome shotgun sequence includes the following:
- the LOC137910657 gene encoding histone H2B, translating to MPEAAKSAPKKGSKKAVTKTASKSGKKRRKSRKESYAIYVYKVLKQVHPDTGISSKAMGIMNSFVNDIFERIASEASRLAHYNKRSTITSREIQTAVRLLLPGELAKHAVSEGTKAVTKYTSSK from the coding sequence ATGCCTGAAGCGGCGAAGTCTGCCCCCAAGAAGGGCTCCAAGAAAGCCGTCACCAAGACCGCCAGCAAGAGcggcaagaagaggaggaagagcaggaaggagagctaCGCCATCTACGTGTACAAGGTGCTGAAGCAGGTCCACCCGGACACCGGCATCTCCTCCAAGGCCATGGGCATCATGAACTCCTTCGTGAACGACATCTTTGAACGCATCGCCTCTGAGGCGTCTCGTCTGGCTCACTACAACAAGCGCTCCACCATCACCTCCAGGGAGATCCAAACCGCCGTGCGTCTCCTGCTGCCCGGGGAGCTGGCCAAGCACGCCGTGTCTGAGGGCACCAAGGCCGTGACCAAGTACACCAGCTCCAAGTGA
- the LOC137910641 gene encoding histone H2B, which yields MPEAAKSAPKKGSKKAVTKTASKSGKKRRKSRKESYAIYVYKVLKQVHPDTGISSKAMGIMNSFVNDIFERIASEASRLAHYNKRSTITSREIQTAVRLLLPGELAKHAVSEGTKAVTKYTSSK from the coding sequence ATGCCTGAAGCAGCGAAGTCTGCCCCCAAGAAGGGCTCCAAGAAAGCCGTCACCAAGACCGCCAGCAAGAGcggcaagaagaggaggaagagcaggaaggagagctaCGCCATCTACGTGTACAAGGTGCTGAAGCAGGTCCACCCGGACACCGGCATCTCCTCCAAGGCCATGGGCATCATGAACTCCTTCGTGAACGACATCTTTGAACGCATCGCCTCAGAGGCGTCTCGTCTGGCTCACTACAACAAGCGCTCCACCATCACGTCCAGGGAGATCCAGACCGCCGTGCGTCTCCTGCTGCCCGGGGAGCTGGCCAAGCACGCCGTGTCCGAGGGCACCAAGGCCGTGACCAAGTACACCAGCTCCAAGTGA
- the LOC137910766 gene encoding histone H3, with the protein MARTKQTARKSTGGKAPRKQLATKAARKSAPATGGVKKPHRYRPGTVALREIRRYQKSTELLIRKLPFQRLVREIAQDFKTDLRFQSSAVMALQEASEAYLVGLFEDTNLCAIHAKRVTIMPKDIQLARRIRGERA; encoded by the coding sequence ATGGCGAGAACCAAGCAAACGGCGCGTAAATCCACGGGAGGCAAAGCGCCCCGGAAGCAGCTGGCCACGAAGGCGGCTCGGAAGAGCGCTCCGGCCACCGGCGGCGTGAAGAAGCCTCACCGGTACCGGCCCGGCACCGTGGCTCTGAGGGAGATCCGGCGCTACCAGAAGTCCACCGAGCTGCTGATCCGGAAGCTGCCCTTCCAGCGTCTGGTGAGAGAGATCGCTCAGGACTTCAAGACCGACCTGCGCTTCCAGAGCTCCGCCGTCATGGCGCTGCAGGAGGCCAGCGAGGCCTACCTGGTGGGCCTGTTCGAGGACACCAACCTGTGCGCCATCCACGCCAAGAGGGTCACCATCATGCCCAAAGACATCCAGCTGGCCCGCCGCATCCGCGGAGAGAGGGCTTAG
- the LOC137910622 gene encoding histone H2A, with amino-acid sequence MSGRGKTGGKARAKAKTRSSRAGLQFPVGRVHRLLRKGNYAHRVGAGAPVYLAAVLEYLTAEILELAGNAARDNKKTRIIPRHLQLAVRNDEELNKLLGGVTIAQGGVLPNIQAVLLPKKTEKPNKK; translated from the coding sequence ATGAGCGGACGCGGTAAAACCGGCGGTAAAGCCCGAGCTAAGGCGAAGACCCGCTCCTCCCGTGCCGGGCTCCAGTTCCCGGTCGGCCGTGTCCACAGGCTGCTGCGTAAAGGGAACTATGCGCATCGCGTCGGTGCCGGCGCGCCCGTCTACCTGGCGGCGGTGCTGGAGTACCTGACCGCTGAGATCCTGGAGCTGGCTGGAAACGCTGCCCGGGACAACAAGAAGACTCGGATCATCCCGCGTCACCTGCAGCTGGCCGTGCGTAACGACGAGGAGCTCAACAAGCTGCTGGGCGGGGTGACCATCGCTCAGGGAGGGGTGCTGCCCAACATCCAGGCCGTCCTGCTACCCAAGAAGACCGAGAAGCCCAACAAGAAGTGA